A genome region from Mesorhizobium sp. B2-1-8 includes the following:
- a CDS encoding 2-oxoglutarate dehydrogenase E1 component has translation MARQDQANDQFSLTSFLYGGNADYIDALYAAYEDDPASVNPEWQEFFAGLKDDAGDVRRNAKGASWAKPSWPLQANGELVSALDGNWGIVEKHLEKKVKDKAVTNGVVLSDADVHQATRDSVRAIMMIRAFRMRGHLHANLDPLGIAKLEDYNELSPENYGFTEADYDRPIFLDNVLGLEFGSIRQMLEILARTYCSTLGVEFMHISDPEEKAWIQARIEGADKEISFTATGKKAILQKLVEAEGFEQFIDVKYKGTKRFGLDGGESLIPALEQIVKRGGQLGMKEIVLGMAHRGRLNVLSQVMAKPHRAIFHEFKGGSAAPDEVEGSGDVKYHLGASSDREFDGNKVHLSLTANPSHLEIVDPVVMGKARAKQDSLFGRGREEIVPLEERAKVLPLLLHGDAAFAGQGVIAEILGLSGLRGHRVAGTLHFIINNQIGFTTNPRFSRSSPYPSDVAKMIEAPIFHVNGDDPEAVVHATKVAIEFRMKFHKPVVVDMFCYRRFGHNEGDEPAFTQPLMYRNIRTHKTTVQIYGDRLIAEGHITQAELDQLKADWRAHLEAEWEVGQAYKPNKADWLDGAWSGLRTADNQDETRRGKTAVPVKTLKEIGKKLTEVPKGFEAHKTIIRFLENRRQAIESGEGIDWSTAEALAFGAILLDGNPIRLSGQDSERGTFSQRHSVLYDQRDETRYIPLNNLSAAQAGYEVINSMLSEEAVLGFEYGYSLAEPKALTLWEAQFGDFANGAQVVFDQFISSGERKWLRMSGLVCLLPHGYEGQGPEHSSARLERFLQLCAEDNMQVANCTTPANYFHILRRQLKRDFRKPLILMTPKSLLRHKRAVSTLPEISGESSFHRLLWDDAQLLPNQAIKLTKDSKIRRVVLCSGKVYYDLYEEREKRGINDIYLLRVEQLYPFPAKALITELSRFRNAEMVWCQEEPKNMGAWSFIDPYLEWVLAHIDAKHQRVRYTGRPAAASPATGLMSKHLAQLAALLEDALGE, from the coding sequence ATGGCACGACAAGATCAGGCCAACGACCAGTTTTCGCTCACCTCGTTCCTTTATGGCGGCAATGCCGATTACATCGACGCGCTCTACGCCGCCTATGAGGACGATCCCGCCTCGGTCAATCCCGAATGGCAGGAGTTCTTCGCCGGGCTGAAGGACGATGCCGGCGATGTGCGCAGGAACGCCAAGGGCGCCTCATGGGCCAAACCCTCCTGGCCGCTGCAGGCCAATGGCGAACTGGTGTCGGCGCTCGACGGCAATTGGGGCATCGTCGAAAAGCACCTGGAAAAGAAGGTCAAGGACAAGGCCGTCACCAACGGTGTCGTGCTGTCCGACGCCGATGTGCATCAGGCGACACGCGATTCGGTGCGCGCCATCATGATGATCCGCGCCTTCCGCATGCGCGGCCATCTGCACGCCAATCTCGACCCGCTCGGCATCGCCAAGCTCGAAGACTATAACGAGCTGTCGCCGGAGAATTACGGCTTCACCGAAGCCGACTACGACCGGCCGATCTTCCTCGACAATGTGCTCGGGCTCGAATTCGGCAGTATCCGGCAGATGCTGGAGATCCTGGCCCGCACCTATTGCTCGACGCTCGGCGTCGAGTTCATGCATATTTCCGATCCCGAGGAGAAGGCCTGGATCCAGGCGCGTATCGAGGGTGCCGACAAGGAGATTTCCTTCACCGCCACCGGCAAGAAGGCCATCCTGCAGAAGCTGGTCGAGGCGGAAGGCTTCGAGCAGTTCATCGACGTCAAGTACAAGGGCACCAAGCGCTTCGGCCTCGATGGCGGCGAATCACTGATCCCGGCGCTGGAGCAGATCGTCAAGCGCGGCGGCCAGCTCGGAATGAAGGAGATCGTGCTCGGCATGGCGCATCGCGGCCGGCTGAACGTGCTGTCGCAGGTGATGGCCAAGCCGCACCGCGCCATCTTCCACGAGTTCAAGGGCGGCTCGGCCGCCCCCGACGAGGTCGAGGGCTCGGGCGACGTGAAGTACCATCTCGGCGCCTCGTCGGACCGCGAGTTCGACGGCAACAAGGTGCATTTGTCGCTGACCGCCAACCCCTCGCATCTGGAGATCGTCGATCCCGTCGTGATGGGCAAGGCGCGCGCCAAGCAGGATTCCCTGTTCGGCCGCGGCCGCGAGGAGATCGTGCCGCTGGAAGAGCGGGCCAAGGTGCTGCCGCTCTTGCTGCACGGCGACGCCGCCTTCGCCGGCCAGGGCGTGATCGCCGAAATCCTCGGCCTGTCGGGCCTGCGTGGCCATCGCGTCGCCGGCACGCTGCATTTCATCATCAACAACCAGATCGGCTTCACCACCAATCCGCGCTTCTCGCGCTCGTCGCCCTATCCGTCCGACGTCGCCAAGATGATCGAGGCGCCGATCTTCCACGTCAATGGCGACGACCCGGAAGCCGTGGTGCACGCCACCAAGGTGGCGATCGAGTTCCGCATGAAGTTCCACAAGCCGGTGGTCGTGGACATGTTCTGCTACCGTCGCTTCGGTCACAATGAGGGCGACGAACCGGCCTTCACGCAGCCGCTCATGTACCGCAACATCCGCACCCACAAGACGACGGTGCAGATCTATGGCGACCGGCTGATCGCCGAAGGCCACATCACCCAGGCCGAGCTCGACCAGCTCAAGGCCGACTGGCGTGCGCATCTGGAAGCCGAATGGGAAGTCGGCCAGGCCTACAAGCCCAACAAGGCCGACTGGCTGGACGGCGCCTGGTCGGGCCTGCGCACGGCCGACAACCAGGACGAGACAAGGCGCGGCAAGACCGCCGTGCCGGTCAAGACGCTGAAGGAAATCGGCAAGAAGCTGACCGAGGTGCCGAAGGGTTTCGAAGCGCACAAGACGATTATCCGCTTCCTCGAGAACCGGCGCCAGGCGATCGAGTCCGGCGAAGGCATCGACTGGTCGACGGCGGAGGCGCTGGCCTTCGGCGCGATCCTGCTCGACGGCAATCCGATCCGGCTTTCGGGCCAGGATTCCGAGCGCGGCACCTTCTCGCAGCGTCACTCCGTGCTTTACGACCAGCGCGACGAGACCCGCTACATCCCGCTCAACAATCTGTCGGCGGCGCAGGCCGGCTACGAAGTCATCAACTCGATGCTGTCGGAAGAAGCGGTGCTCGGCTTCGAATATGGCTACAGCCTGGCCGAGCCGAAGGCGCTGACCCTGTGGGAAGCGCAGTTCGGCGACTTCGCCAACGGCGCCCAGGTGGTGTTCGACCAGTTCATCTCGTCGGGCGAGCGCAAATGGCTCAGAATGTCGGGCCTCGTCTGCCTGCTGCCGCATGGCTATGAAGGCCAGGGCCCGGAACATTCTTCCGCCCGGCTGGAGCGCTTCCTGCAGCTTTGCGCCGAAGACAATATGCAGGTGGCGAACTGCACGACGCCGGCCAACTACTTCCACATCTTGCGCCGGCAGCTGAAGCGCGACTTCCGCAAGCCGCTGATCCTGATGACGCCGAAATCGCTGCTGCGCCACAAGCGGGCGGTGTCGACGCTGCCGGAAATCTCGGGCGAAAGCTCGTTCCACCGGCTGCTGTGGGACGACGCCCAGCTGTTGCCGAACCAGGCGATCAAGCTGACCAAGGATTCCAAGATCCGCCGCGTCGTGCTGTGCTCGGGCAAGGTCTATTACGACCTCTATGAAGAGCGCGAGAAGCGCGGCATCAACGACATCTATCTGCTGCGCGTCGAACAGCTCTATCCGTTCCCGGCCAAGGCGCTGATCACCGAGCTGTCACGCTTCCGCAACGCGGAGATGGTGTGGTGCCAGGAGGAGCCCAAGAACATGGGCGCCTGGTCGTTCATCGATCCGTATCTGGAATGGGTGCTGGCGCATATCGACGCCAAGCATCAGCGGGTGCGCTACACCGGCCGGCCGGCGGCCGCGTCGCCGGCGACCGGACTGATGTCGAAGCACCTTGCCCAGCTCGCCGCGTTGCTCGAAGACGCGCTCGGCGAATAA
- the odhB gene encoding 2-oxoglutarate dehydrogenase complex dihydrolipoyllysine-residue succinyltransferase: protein MATEIRVPTLGESVTEATVGKWFKKVGDAIAADEPLLELETDKVTVEVPAAAAGTLGEITVKEGETVGVGALLGSISVGGAAAPATKPQAVAQASSPDAASTTKQAAAETAKVAGDASPVEPRTMPPAPAAAKLIAEHNLSVDQLSGSGKRGQVLKGDVLDAIAKGAPSQPAETPKAAPAPVAARAPSSGDDASREERVRMTKLRQTIARRLKEAQSTAAMLTTFNEVDMSAVMALRTKYKDVFEKKHGVKLGFMGFFTKAVTHALKEIPSVNAEIDGTDIIFKNYAHIGVAVGTEKGLVVPVVRDADQMSIAEIEKDIGRLGIAARDGKLSVADMQGGTFTISNGGVYGSLMSTPILNAPQSGILGMHKIQDRPVVVGGQIVIRPMMYLALSYDHRIVDGKEAVTFLVRVKESLEDPERLVLDL, encoded by the coding sequence ATGGCTACCGAAATCCGCGTCCCCACCCTTGGCGAATCCGTCACCGAAGCGACCGTCGGCAAATGGTTCAAGAAGGTCGGCGACGCCATTGCCGCCGACGAGCCGCTGCTCGAGCTCGAGACCGACAAGGTGACGGTGGAGGTGCCCGCCGCCGCCGCCGGCACGCTCGGCGAAATCACGGTCAAGGAGGGCGAGACTGTCGGCGTCGGCGCCCTGCTCGGGTCGATTTCGGTAGGTGGTGCTGCTGCTCCCGCGACCAAGCCGCAAGCGGTGGCGCAGGCTTCGAGCCCCGATGCGGCATCCACCACCAAGCAGGCCGCAGCCGAGACCGCCAAGGTTGCCGGCGACGCCAGCCCGGTCGAACCGCGCACCATGCCGCCGGCGCCGGCGGCGGCCAAACTGATCGCCGAGCACAATCTTTCGGTCGACCAGCTTTCCGGCTCGGGCAAGCGCGGCCAGGTGCTGAAGGGTGACGTGCTCGACGCCATCGCCAAGGGTGCGCCGTCGCAGCCGGCCGAAACGCCAAAGGCGGCGCCGGCACCGGTTGCCGCGCGCGCGCCGTCGTCGGGCGATGATGCATCGCGCGAGGAGCGCGTGCGCATGACCAAGCTGCGCCAGACCATCGCGCGCCGCCTCAAGGAAGCGCAGTCGACCGCCGCCATGCTGACCACCTTCAACGAGGTCGACATGTCGGCTGTGATGGCGCTGAGGACCAAATACAAGGACGTGTTCGAGAAGAAGCATGGCGTGAAGCTCGGCTTCATGGGCTTCTTCACCAAGGCCGTCACGCACGCGCTGAAGGAAATCCCCTCGGTCAATGCCGAGATCGACGGCACTGACATCATCTTCAAGAACTATGCCCATATCGGCGTCGCCGTCGGCACCGAGAAGGGTCTCGTGGTTCCGGTCGTGCGCGATGCCGACCAGATGTCGATCGCCGAGATCGAGAAGGATATCGGCCGGCTGGGCATCGCCGCGCGTGATGGCAAGCTGTCGGTCGCCGACATGCAGGGCGGCACGTTCACCATCTCCAATGGCGGCGTCTACGGGTCGCTGATGTCGACGCCGATCCTCAACGCGCCGCAGTCGGGTATTCTCGGCATGCACAAGATCCAGGACCGGCCGGTCGTGGTCGGCGGCCAGATCGTCATCCGGCCGATGATGTACCTGGCGCTCAGCTACGATCACCGCATCGTCGACGGCAAGGAAGCCGTGACCTTCCTCGTGCGGGTCAAGGAAAGCCTGGAGGATCCCGAGCGGCTGGTGCTCGATCTTTAG
- a CDS encoding SDR family oxidoreductase, translating into MSATQKVLLVSGGSRGIGAAICRLGAKAGYRVAVNYASNKAAADALVVEIKGGGGEAVAVRGDVGKETDIVAMFGAVDHAFGRLDAFVNNAGIVDVKARVDEMDMSRLERMMRINVVGSFLCAREAVKRMSTRHGGSGGAIVNISSAAATLGSPGEYVDYAASKGAIDTFTIGLAREVALEGIRVNAVRPGIIDTDIHASGGQPDRIERVRDLLPMKRTGTADEVAGAVLYLLSDAASYTTGAILNVSGGR; encoded by the coding sequence ATGAGCGCGACGCAAAAAGTGCTGCTGGTCAGCGGCGGCAGCCGCGGCATCGGCGCCGCCATCTGCCGGCTCGGAGCCAAGGCCGGCTACCGCGTCGCGGTCAACTATGCCTCGAACAAGGCTGCCGCCGATGCGCTGGTCGTCGAAATCAAGGGCGGCGGCGGCGAGGCCGTTGCCGTCAGGGGCGATGTCGGCAAGGAAACCGATATCGTGGCCATGTTCGGCGCCGTCGACCACGCCTTTGGCCGGCTCGACGCCTTCGTCAACAATGCCGGCATCGTCGACGTCAAGGCGCGCGTCGATGAGATGGATATGTCGCGGCTGGAACGCATGATGCGCATCAATGTCGTGGGCTCGTTCCTATGCGCCCGCGAGGCGGTCAAGCGCATGTCGACGCGGCATGGCGGGTCGGGCGGTGCGATCGTCAACATCTCATCGGCGGCGGCGACGCTGGGCTCGCCGGGCGAATATGTCGATTATGCCGCCTCCAAGGGCGCCATCGACACCTTCACCATCGGCCTTGCCCGCGAGGTGGCGCTGGAAGGCATCCGCGTCAATGCGGTGCGCCCGGGCATCATCGACACCGACATCCATGCCTCGGGCGGCCAACCGGACCGGATAGAACGGGTCCGCGACCTGCTGCCGATGAAGAGAACGGGAACGGCGGATGAAGTCGCCGGCGCGGTCCTCTATCTTTTATCCGACGCCGCGTCCTATACGACGGGCGCGATCCTGAATGTCAGCGGCGGCCGCTGA
- the lpdA gene encoding dihydrolipoyl dehydrogenase: MAYDVVIIGSGPGGYVCAIKAAQLGLKVAVIEKNATFGGTCLNIGCIPSKALLHASEMFAEAGHSFDTLGVEIPAPKLNLKKMMAHKDATVSSNVNGVAFLFKKNKIDSFRGIGKVIAAGKVSVTGEDGKVEEIETKNVVIATGSDVAGIPGVKVDFDEKIIVSSTGALSLEKVPSRLVVVGGGVIGLELGSVWARLGAKVTVVEFLDTILGGMDGEVSKQFQRLLSKQGFEFKLGAKVTGVAKAKKGATVTFEPVKGGASETIDADVVLISTGRRALSDSLGLKEAGVEVDERGRVKTDGHLRTNVPGIYAIGDVIAGPMLAHKAEDEGVAVAETIAGQAGHVNYDVIPSVVYTSPEIASVGKTEEELKKAGIDFKVGKFPFTANGRARAMLHTDGFVKILADKQSDRVLGVHIVGFGAGEMIHEAAVLMEFGGSSEDLARTCHAHPTMSEAVKEAALATFFKPIHI, from the coding sequence ATGGCTTATGACGTGGTTATCATCGGCTCGGGACCGGGCGGCTATGTCTGCGCCATCAAGGCGGCACAGCTCGGGCTGAAGGTCGCGGTGATCGAGAAGAACGCGACCTTCGGCGGCACCTGCCTCAACATCGGCTGCATCCCGTCCAAGGCGCTGCTTCATGCCTCCGAAATGTTCGCCGAGGCCGGCCATTCCTTCGACACGCTCGGTGTCGAAATCCCGGCACCCAAGCTGAATTTGAAGAAAATGATGGCCCACAAGGACGCGACGGTGTCGTCCAACGTCAACGGCGTCGCCTTCCTGTTCAAGAAGAACAAGATCGACAGTTTTCGCGGCATCGGCAAGGTGATCGCCGCCGGCAAGGTGTCGGTGACCGGCGAGGACGGCAAGGTCGAGGAGATCGAGACCAAGAACGTCGTCATCGCCACCGGTTCCGACGTCGCCGGCATTCCCGGCGTCAAGGTCGACTTCGACGAGAAAATCATCGTGTCGTCGACCGGTGCGCTGTCGCTGGAGAAGGTGCCCAGCCGTCTGGTGGTGGTCGGCGGCGGTGTCATCGGGCTCGAACTCGGCTCGGTCTGGGCCCGGCTCGGCGCCAAGGTCACCGTGGTCGAGTTCCTCGACACCATTTTGGGCGGCATGGACGGCGAGGTGTCGAAACAGTTCCAGCGTCTTTTGTCGAAGCAGGGATTCGAGTTCAAGCTCGGCGCCAAGGTCACCGGCGTCGCCAAGGCCAAGAAGGGCGCGACCGTTACCTTCGAGCCGGTCAAGGGCGGCGCCTCCGAAACCATCGATGCCGACGTGGTGTTGATCTCGACCGGGCGCCGTGCCCTTTCGGACAGCCTCGGCCTCAAGGAAGCCGGGGTCGAGGTCGACGAGCGCGGCCGGGTCAAGACCGACGGGCATCTCAGGACCAATGTTCCCGGCATCTACGCCATCGGCGATGTGATCGCCGGGCCGATGCTGGCGCACAAGGCCGAGGACGAGGGCGTGGCGGTGGCCGAGACCATCGCCGGCCAGGCCGGGCATGTGAACTATGACGTCATTCCGAGCGTCGTCTACACCAGTCCGGAGATCGCCTCGGTCGGCAAGACCGAGGAAGAGCTGAAGAAGGCCGGCATCGACTTCAAGGTCGGCAAATTTCCCTTCACCGCCAACGGCCGCGCACGCGCCATGCTGCACACCGACGGGTTCGTGAAGATCCTGGCCGACAAGCAGAGCGACCGCGTGCTCGGTGTCCATATCGTCGGCTTCGGCGCCGGCGAGATGATCCACGAGGCAGCAGTGCTGATGGAGTTCGGCGGCTCGTCGGAAGACCTCGCCCGCACCTGCCACGCGCATCCGACGATGTCGGAAGCGGTGAAGGAAGCGGCACTGGCCACCTTCTTCAAGCCGATCCACATTTAA
- a CDS encoding DUF2867 domain-containing protein gives MTPTAQTFPDPKGALAGAQFADRYVLITDGLALTAIGAAERVLGRTPGWVGRLTQLRNLAVRPFGLKTGAEPDAPPESRIGIFPLISQAHGRVVLGLDDRHLDFRILVEVNDLGAGRQEVAASTIVKTHNLLGRTYLAIIMPFHRIIVPAMLAQVLIK, from the coding sequence ATGACGCCAACTGCACAGACTTTTCCTGATCCCAAAGGTGCTCTTGCCGGCGCTCAGTTCGCCGACCGATATGTGCTGATAACCGATGGCCTTGCCCTGACCGCCATTGGCGCGGCCGAACGCGTGCTGGGGCGGACACCGGGATGGGTCGGCCGGCTGACGCAACTGCGCAACCTTGCGGTCAGGCCATTTGGGCTGAAAACGGGGGCGGAACCCGACGCACCGCCGGAAAGCAGGATCGGCATATTTCCGCTCATCAGCCAGGCACATGGCAGGGTCGTCCTTGGACTGGACGACCGGCATCTCGATTTCCGCATCCTGGTGGAGGTGAACGATCTCGGCGCGGGCCGGCAGGAGGTGGCTGCGTCGACGATCGTGAAGACGCACAATCTGCTTGGGCGGACCTATCTCGCCATCATCATGCCGTTTCACCGCATCATCGTTCCGGCGATGCTGGCTCAGGTCTTGATCAAATAG
- a CDS encoding TraB/GumN family protein, with protein sequence MKRVIAIADRAASVSLKLLVALNVLFFLSFLAVLLFAAGRAHAEIPACTGADMLSALQKGSPATYDKIEAEAAATLNGKGLLWKLEKSGEQPSYLFGTMHMTDPRVTTLPAYAQKAFDAAGTLIIETTDVLDKQKMMTAMLKEPDLMMFTDSTTLSSLLSPDDAAAMNAALDARGIPPATVAKMKPWMLSAMMALPACELARQSSGAPVLDVKLAESAKAAGKPVEGLETAESQLRAMASLPLAFHMKGLVDTLKLGDKVNDINETMIVLYQRGDTGMFWPLFRAAMPDEQNDPAGYAAFEETMITSRNKVMVDHAGPILAKGNAFMAVGALHLPGPEGLVEDFRKAGYTVTAVGL encoded by the coding sequence CGCGCTCAACGTGCTGTTTTTCCTGTCCTTCCTTGCTGTCCTGCTGTTCGCCGCCGGCAGGGCGCACGCGGAAATCCCGGCCTGCACCGGCGCCGACATGCTGTCGGCCTTGCAGAAGGGCAGCCCTGCCACTTACGACAAGATCGAGGCGGAGGCGGCCGCCACGCTCAACGGCAAGGGCCTGCTATGGAAGCTGGAAAAATCAGGCGAACAGCCATCCTACCTGTTCGGCACCATGCACATGACCGATCCGCGCGTCACCACGCTGCCGGCATATGCACAGAAGGCCTTTGACGCCGCCGGCACCCTCATCATCGAAACCACCGACGTGCTCGACAAGCAGAAGATGATGACGGCGATGCTGAAGGAGCCGGACCTGATGATGTTCACCGACTCCACGACGCTGTCGTCATTGCTGTCGCCGGACGACGCGGCGGCGATGAACGCAGCGCTTGACGCGCGCGGCATCCCGCCGGCAACGGTCGCCAAGATGAAGCCGTGGATGCTGTCAGCCATGATGGCGCTTCCGGCTTGCGAACTCGCCCGCCAGTCCAGCGGCGCGCCGGTGCTCGACGTCAAGCTGGCCGAGAGCGCCAAGGCGGCCGGCAAGCCGGTGGAAGGATTGGAAACGGCCGAGAGCCAGCTGCGCGCCATGGCCTCGCTGCCACTCGCCTTTCACATGAAGGGTCTGGTCGACACGCTGAAGCTGGGCGACAAGGTGAACGACATCAACGAAACCATGATCGTGCTCTACCAGCGTGGCGACACCGGCATGTTCTGGCCGCTGTTCCGCGCCGCCATGCCCGACGAGCAGAACGACCCCGCGGGCTATGCCGCCTTCGAGGAGACCATGATCACCAGCCGCAACAAGGTGATGGTCGATCATGCCGGGCCGATCCTGGCCAAGGGCAACGCCTTCATGGCGGTCGGCGCGCTGCATCTTCCCGGTCCAGAGGGACTGGTCGAGGATTTTCGTAAAGCCGGCTATACTGTCACGGCGGTGGGGCTTTAA